DNA sequence from the Tenacibaculum mesophilum genome:
CTTTTAATAATAAAAAAAACACAGTAAAAGAGTTTTTACTTCCTTCTGGACAAACTTTTATCCAAACAATATCATTAAAAAATAAGTTTTATATCATTTCTGGAAACAAAATAAATGGCAATGTATATCTAAACTATATTAATGAAGATGGTAACTTACAATACATTCCACTAGACATTTCTGAGCTAAGACTTCTTAACGAAAAGAATAAAAAAGTAAGAGTTGTAGATCTGTTATTACCTTTTAACTACTCACCTATCAAAAAGTTTGAAGAAAATACACCTAACTCGATTGAATCAGTTTCTGAGACTGCCAAAATGTATTTAAAAGATAATAACCTTATTATTTCTTTTGATAATAATAAAAATATAACTCAATTATTTACTGTAAACTTAACAAACTATAAAGTTTCAACAGCAACTTTCAACAAACCTCTTTCTAATATTAAATCAGGAAGAAAAAAAACCAATTCTTTTATTTTTGACAATAAAATAGCAGTAGTAGCAGCTACGAAGGATGTTTTATCAATGTACATCTTAGACTTAGCAACTGGGAATTTTATAAAAGAATATGCTGCTAGTAAAGATGAGGAAATACTCTTTAAAAACTCTCCAATCATTCAAAAAGGAGGCTTTTATAACGGTTATAGAGAGCTAGAAAAAACTAAGAAATTTTTACGTAAAATAACTACTGGTAAAATTGGTATTTCAGTCATTAAAAATAAAAACAGTTACTTGTTTACTTTAGGGGGGTATGTTGAACAAAGGTCTGCTGCTCCAATGATGATGGCAGGTTTTGGAGGAATAGGTGGACCAATAGCTAGCCTAGGAAGTGTAAATGTGAACCTTTTCTTTAACCCTACCATGTTTGCATATAATTCTTTCACCAATACAAAATCAACTCAAATTGAATGTTTATTTGACACAGGTTTTGAGCACATTAAAGACACCAAAATACCTAGGAATATTTTTGATAAAATAAAAAGTACCCCTAGAAAAAGCGATATTGCCTACACTATTTTTAAATATAAAGATTTTTATATTAGAAGTGATTATACCCCTAGCGACAAAACATATCACTTAAGAAAATTCACAAGATAAATTAACCTTTTACTATATTTGAAACCTCGCTATTCATGCGAGGTTTTTTATTTAAAATAATTTTCAATGCAACTTATCTCCTATATAACCTCTCGTACGCAAATCTCACAAAAATCAATTCAAAATACGATTGAATTATTAAATGAAGATTGTACCATTCCTTTTATATCCCGTTACCGAAAAGAAAAAACAGGTAATTTAGATGAAGTTGAAATAGGTCAAATTGTACAACTTAAAGAACAGTTTGAAGCAATAGAGAAACGTAAAGCAGCCATTTTAAAAGCTTTAGAAGAGCAAGAAGTTTTAACCGATGAGTTAAAAGCAAAAATTGAAAAGACAGAAGACTTAACTACACTAGAAGATTTATACCTTCCTTATAAAAAGAAACGAAAAACCAAAGCAGAAACAGCTCGTAAAAACGGGTTAGAACCGTTGGCGAAGATGATTATGAGTCAGCGAGTAAACGATTTGGAATTTACTGCTTCAAAATACCTTTCGAACGAAGTAGAACAAATAGACGATGCTTTAGAAGGTGCCCGTCATATTATTTCTGAATGGATTAACGAACGAACGGATGTCCGTAATAACATTCGTTACCAATTAGAGCGTTTTGCAACCATTGCTACCAAGGTTATCAAAACTAAAAAAGACGAGGATGCTACCCAAAAATTTAAAGATTATTTTGACTGGGAAGAAAATCTAAATCGCATTCCTTCACATAGATTGTTAGCTATTTTGCGCGCCGAAAAAGAAGGTTTTATTCGTGTAAAAATTAGTATTGATGATGAACGAGCTATTCAAAAAATAGAAGACAGAATTATTCGTTCGCATAACGAATGTGCTGAACAAATTGAATTAGCTATTGCTGATGCTTATAAGCGTTTGCTTTTTCCTGCATTATCAAATGAAGCTTTGTCTATAGCTAAAGAAAAGGCAGATGAAAGTGCCATTAAGGTATTTGCTAAAAACCTTCAACAATTACTATTAGGCTCTCCTCTTGGTGAAAAACGAATTTTAGCTATTGATCCAGGATTTAGAACAGGGTGTAAAGTGGTTTGTTTAAGTGCTCAAGGAGATTTATTACATAACGAAACTATTTTTCCACACGCACCTCAACATCAATCAAAAGAAGCAATAAATAAACTTAGCTCTTTAGCTAATGCTTATAAAATAGAAGCTATTGCTATAGGTAACGGAACCGCTTCAAGAGAAACTGAACGATTGGTAAAAAGTGTATATTTTAAAAATCCCGTAGAAGTATTTGTTGTAAGTGAAGCTGGTGCTTCTATTTATTCGGCTTCTAAAATTGCACGAGATGAGTTCCCTAATTATGATGTAACTGTTCGTGGAGCTGTTTCAATCGGTCGTAGATTAGCTGACCCTTTAGCTGAACTGGTAAAGATAGAAGCAAAATCGATTGGGGTTGGGCAATATCAACATGATGTAGACCAAACACAACTAAAAAAATCATTAGACACTGTAGTAGAACATTGTGTAAACAAAGTAGGTGTTAACATTAACACTGCTAGTGCTTCTCTGTTAAGTTATGTTTCTGGTATTGGTCCTAAATTGGCTGAAAATATAGTGAATTACAGAAATGAAAATGGAGCTTTTTCCAATAGAACAACAATAAAGAAAGTCCCTCGTTTGGGAGGAAAAGCATTTGAGCAATCTGCTGGGTTCCTACGAATTAAAAACAGCGATAATCCACTAGATGATTCTGCTGTACATCCAGAGCGCTATGCTTTAGTAAAACAAATAGCCAAAGACGTTGGTAAAAAAGTAGATGATTTGATTGGTAATTCTTCTGTTTTAAAACAAATTAAGCTCCAGCAATATGTAACCGATTCTTACGGGTTACCTACGCTACAAGATATTGTAAAAGAGTTAGAAAAACCAGGATTAGACCCTCGTGAAAAAGCCAAAGCTTTTAGTTTTAACGAACATATTAAAACAATAGATGATGTACAAACAGGCATGGTACTACCCGGAATTGTAAATAACATTACAAATTTTGGTTGCTTTGTTGATATAGGTATTAAAGAAAGTGGTTTGGTACATGTTTCTAACCTTTCTGATTCTTTTGTAAAAGATGTTAACGAACATGTAAGTTTACATCAACACGTTCAAGTTAAGGTATTGGAGGTAGATATTACAAGAAAACGTATTCAATTAAGTATGAGTTTTTAACTAAAAAAAACGAGCTAATTAAATTAGCTCGTTTTTTGTATGCAAAATACTATTATTTTAGTTATTAATAATCCAAGAAAGATAATACAAACTACCTATGTTTCCTAAACCAGGAGCATGTTGATATTCTTCTCCAAATAAATTTGTTCCACCTATTTTAAACTTCGATTTTAAACTAGGTACACGATAATTTAATTGTGCATCTAAAACAGTTCTTGCTTTTACATCTCCCTTTACAAAAGTAGACACCCATCTGTATTTATCTCTCCATCGTGCATTGATGTTAAATCCAAAATTTTTGAAAAGCTTTTCATTACCAAACTGGATTTTAACACTATGTTTTGGTGTGTTAAAGTTAGGTTCAAAAGATCCAAAATCTAAATCTTCCTTCATTTCAAAATCTGTGAAGTTATAATTTGCACCTATATTAAAGTTTCTAAATAGCTTTGTGTTAAGCCCTATACCCACACCATAAGAGTTTATCTTAGATTTAGCATTGGTTATTAAGTTAAACTCTGTTACACTTCCCGTTCTAACTGCTTCAGCAGCTAAAGGGTCTAATTGTCCTGTTGCTATAACATTTCCAATATTAGGCACTACTACATCTTGAAAGAATACAAAGTCATTATGGATACTATAAAAAGCGTTAAAATCTATATCTAAATTAGTATCATTAATGTTTAAAAGGCTTCTATAACCTAATTCAAATGTTTTTACCTCTTCTGGTTGTATCTCTTTATAATCAGATTTAATATTTTGTCCTTTATCGTTAATAAAATCTAAATCATATACAGACCTTGTTAATAAAGCATTATTAATTATATCATCTCCTGTCGTAATAGAATTTTCTGTTACAGTATTACCCGTAGTAGGATCTTCATATCTACTAACAGTAGGGATGCCTATTCTTCTTAGGTTATCTGCTGTAGAACCTATAGTAGTTTTTCTTGCAGAAGGCAAAAACATATATTGTTCTTGAATTGTTGGGTTTCTAAAACCTGTTTGATAAGATGCCCTAATTATATGTAGTTTTTCTTCTCCTAAAGCATAATTAAGCGCTAATCTTGGAGAATAGTTTGGAGAAAAATTCTCAGATTTATCGTAACGGATAGAACCTGTAAACTTTAATCTGTCATTTAAAAATTTCTTTTGAAGTTGAGTATAAAAACCATATTCTTCAATACTAATTTCTTCGTTAGCATCATTAAATATTGTTCCTTTTGATTCTGGATTATAGTTTCTATAAGAACCTCCTACTTGAACATCTGCCCAATCATTAAGTAAGCTTCTAAAGTTGTAGTTTGCATCTACATGCGCATAAGCACTTTTATCGTAAATTTTACTACCTCCTTCAGTTATTAAGGTTGATGTAATTGAATTAAACCCATTGGTAAATTCAGCAGTACCTGGGTTTAACCTATATTGATCTGCAAATTCTCTAGACATTGCTATAACTCTTGAATCAACATCACTTACATTAAAAGGATTACCTGAAGCTCCTATTAAAGATGAGTTATTATTAACTAAATCCATATACTGTATTGCATAATAATCTCCCCAGCTTGGTCTGTAAGTTGTACCAGATAAAACAGGAATCTTAGCATCAGCTAAAGAATTTAGTCTTTGAGCTGTTCTTGTTAAATCGTAAGTATCACCAGCGTCATTACGTGTATAATAACCTCTTACAAAGAAATTATCTCCTTTTATTTCTAATTTAGATTGTCCAATATAATAGTTACGTTGCGCAAACCTTGAAGCAGCTCCTTGAAACATATTATCTCCCATTGCTATTCTTGTAGCTAATTGAATTTCTAATGATTCATCTTTAAAGGGTCTATAATGTAAAGAGGTTGAAAATTTTAAGTTTTTAGATTTGTAATCTTTAACTAATTCTCTTTCTGAATACCCTTTTCTACTAATATGTGTTCCTACAGGGAAGTTTAATGTAGAATCTTCATCTAGTGATGAAGCATCTAAATACCCTAAATATACAAGCACAGGAGTTGAGCTAGCTAAATCAGCAAAATCTTCATCTCCATACATATTTATACCATCATAATCTAAGCTTAAAGGAGCATCAAAACTTCCATTAATAATTTCGTTGGTATCAATTCTTTTGTTTCTATTGTCGGTAGCATGCCATTCTTCTGCTTCAAAATAAGAGAAGTTTACTTTTGCAGCGAAAGCATCACTAAACTTATAGGCCATTCGAGTACTTACATCATAAAAAGGACTGTTTCCTGCTGCTTCTTGACTGGTCATTCCTCCTTTTGCTAAAACACTTATTCCTGTATGATTAAAAGGGTTTTTGGTATCCATTATCATAATACCATTATAAGCATTGGCACCATATAATGCTGAAGATGCTCCTGGTAGTATCTCTACACTTAAAATGTCTAGTTCTGATACACCAGATAAATTACCAGCACTAGTATTTAAAGCTGGTGCTGCTGTATCCATACCATCTACTAACTGAACAAACCTTGAATTATTAAAATCAGCAAATCCTCTAGTATTTATAGATTTGTATCCATAACTAACTTCTCTAGCATCAACACCTTTTAAGTTTACCAAGGCATCATAAAATGAATTTGAGCTACTCTTTTTAATATCGGTTAACCCTAATCTTTCTATGGTAACAGGAGATTCAATAATTTTTTCTGGTGTTCTAGAAGCTGATATAACGACTTGGTCTAATAACAAGTTTTCTTTTAAAACAACATTTATTTTTTTCTCGAAAGAAACAATTGAAACCTCTTCTGTATTAAACCCAAAAGCAGAAATTGTTATTGTTTGAGGTAACGTATTGCTCGGTAAAAGGATTGAGAAATTTCCTTCTTCATCTGAAACAACAAATGTTTCTCCATTTGAAATTTTTGCATTGTAAAACGGTTCTAAATATTCATCATACACAGAACCTGATATTTTTACCTGAGCATAACTTGATAGCATAGCCAAGGTAAAAACAATCATTACTAATTGTTTTTTTAACATTTTAAATTTAATTGATTTTTATTCTTCTAATGAAAAGTTTATTGGAAAACCATATTTTACAGGTACACGTTTTCCATTATTTTTCCCTGGTTCGAAGCGAGGTAGCATAGATACCACTCGTTTTGCTTCTTCATTAAGAATTTCTCCTCCGTCAGGGCCTAAAGTTTTAATATTTGTTACATAACCATCTCTATCTATAACGAAACGAATCCAAACTTCTCCTTGAATTTGGTTTCTTACAGCTTCTCCTGGATAGCGAAAATGTTTATTAATGTGATTAACCATCTCTAAATTAAAACAATCAAGTCTCTCTTTTTTCTTGGTATTTTTACATTTATCAAAAGAAGGTATTTTTTCTGTATAATAAAGTTTAGTTGCTTTTGATAACTCTTCTTTAGATAACATTTCTGTTATTCTTGTTAAATTATTTTCATACCCTGATGTTAGGTTTTTATTTTCAATATCTACAGGTTGTGTAGTTGAAACCTCGTTAACATTTAAAGTACTAACTGAATTTATAGCTTGTGCCTTTTTTTTAAGGACTCTTTTTTTAAGATATCTTTTGCTTGCTGATATTTTAACTTTAATTTGTCTATCTGCCTTTTTCTTTGAGTTTTTTACAGGTTCTATAGTACACTTTGTTATACTATTTACATCCATAAAAGAATCATCTGGAGATTCACACACTTCTTTTTGAGCATAAAAACTTAAAGATGACAACAAAAAAATCACTAAAAAATACTTTCTCATATAAATAATTATATATTATTAAAATAATAAGGATTAAGAGTATTCTTACGAATTAGATATCATCGGGGGAACGGCCGGCAAAATTACATGTTTTAAAAATATTATTAAGTATTTTTTTAAAAAAAATAGCTACATTTATCTTTATTTTTTTTGATATTGATTATCAGTGTTTTAGTCGTTTTACTTGCTCCCTAACATTAATAATTCATTACAAACTACTTCTGTTATATAACGTTTATTACCTTCTTTATCTTCAAAAGAGCGAGAAGTCAATCTACCTTCAATCATTACTTCTTTTCCTTTTTCTAGGTATTTTTCTATTATTTCTGCTGTTTTATTCCAAGCAACAATATTATGCCATTGGGTATCGGTTATCTTTTCTCCTTGTGCATTTTTATAAGTCTCATTAGTTGCAATAGCAAATTTTGCTAGTTTCTTTCCAGAATCTAAAGTGATGATTTCTGGAGTGTTTCCTAAATTACCTATTAACTGTACTCTGTTTTTTAGTGCGTTCATAATATTTTTTTAATGTTAAACAGTTAAGAATTTGCCATTCAAACGAATTGACTCTGCAAAGATGATACAGCATGCAAATTAAAAACGATTAGTAAACATTTGTTTTCGTTTGTAATTGAATGTAATCGTTTAATTATATTTTATACCTTTGAAAACAAACATTTAGCATGAAATTTTATTTAGAAACCGAACGTTTAATTTTAAGAGAATTTAGAGAAAGTGAAACAGAAGGGGTTTTTGAGTTAGATTCTAATCCTGAAGTGCATAAATATTTAGGAAAGAATCCTATAACAACTTACAAACAAGCTGAAGACATTATAACCTTTTTTGAAGAACAATATAAAGAAAGGGGTATTGGTAGGTTTGCGGCTTTTGAAAAAGCATCAGGAGAATTCATAGGATGGTCTGGATTAAAACTCAACACGGGAGAAAAAGAAGCATTAAATGGTTTTACTAATTTTATTGATATTGGTTATCGTTTTATTCCGCGTTTTTGGGGTAAAGGTTATGCTTCCGAATCTGCTTTTGCTTGTTTAGACTTCGGTTTTAAACAAATGAATTATGATATTATTTATGGTGCAGCTGATGTAGAAAATATTGGTTCTAACAAAATTCTACAAAAAATAGGATTACAGTTTATAAACCAGTTTGGTTATAAGGGTGTAGATGTTAACTGGTACGAACTTAAAAAATCAGATTATGGAAAATAAAAAATGTTTAGAGTGTGGTGAGAAAGTAATTGGAAGAATTGATAAAAAATTCTGTTCCGATTACTGCCGAAACGCCTTTAATAATAAAGTTAATAAAGAAAGTAAGAACCTAATACGAAACACCAACAACCGCTTACGAAAAAACTATAAAATTCTTTCCGAATTAAATACTTCTGGTAAAACAAAAGTAACCCGTCGTAAATTATTTGATAGAGGTTTTGACTTTAAATTTATTACATCCCTTTATACTACAAAAACAGGAAACACCTATTTTTATGTATACGACCAAGGATATTTAGAGTTGGATAATGAAATTTATTTATTGGTAAAACAAGATTAATTACTTCCACGTATTCCCTTTTAATTTCATGGCTGCAATAAGTACATCTTTTTGACTGATTTGTCCTGCTAGCTTACCATTTTGAACAATAGGGAAACGTCTTCTACGTGATTGTAAAAATTTATTGGCAGCATCTAAAATATTCATATTACCATCAATCGTTTCAACTTCTTTCACCATGGCTTTTCCAACGGTATTGTTCTTACCTGTTGGTGAGTTGTGATACCTGCTTTCTGATATTTGTTTTATACAATCACCTTCTGAAATAATTCCTACCAATTCATTTTTTTCATTAACAACAGGTCCTCCCGATATTTTATGCTTAATAAGTATATCTATCGCATCTTCAATAGGTTGTTCTTCTTTAAATGTAATTAACTTTGTGCTCATATAATCTGATACTAGCATTGGCACCTTCTCTTCTTGTGGTGTACTCGATCTCTTTCCTTGAAAACTTTTAATTGCCATAATCTTAAAATTTGCTATTAAATATACTGATTTTTAATTGATTATGTTTTTTCTTCTTAAAAAA
Encoded proteins:
- a CDS encoding CBS domain-containing protein, producing the protein MAIKSFQGKRSSTPQEEKVPMLVSDYMSTKLITFKEEQPIEDAIDILIKHKISGGPVVNEKNELVGIISEGDCIKQISESRYHNSPTGKNNTVGKAMVKEVETIDGNMNILDAANKFLQSRRRRFPIVQNGKLAGQISQKDVLIAAMKLKGNTWK
- a CDS encoding single-stranded DNA-binding protein, whose product is MNALKNRVQLIGNLGNTPEIITLDSGKKLAKFAIATNETYKNAQGEKITDTQWHNIVAWNKTAEIIEKYLEKGKEVMIEGRLTSRSFEDKEGNKRYITEVVCNELLMLGSK
- a CDS encoding GNAT family N-acetyltransferase; the encoded protein is MKFYLETERLILREFRESETEGVFELDSNPEVHKYLGKNPITTYKQAEDIITFFEEQYKERGIGRFAAFEKASGEFIGWSGLKLNTGEKEALNGFTNFIDIGYRFIPRFWGKGYASESAFACLDFGFKQMNYDIIYGAADVENIGSNKILQKIGLQFINQFGYKGVDVNWYELKKSDYGK
- a CDS encoding TonB-dependent receptor plug domain-containing protein, translated to MLKKQLVMIVFTLAMLSSYAQVKISGSVYDEYLEPFYNAKISNGETFVVSDEEGNFSILLPSNTLPQTITISAFGFNTEEVSIVSFEKKINVVLKENLLLDQVVISASRTPEKIIESPVTIERLGLTDIKKSSSNSFYDALVNLKGVDAREVSYGYKSINTRGFADFNNSRFVQLVDGMDTAAPALNTSAGNLSGVSELDILSVEILPGASSALYGANAYNGIMIMDTKNPFNHTGISVLAKGGMTSQEAAGNSPFYDVSTRMAYKFSDAFAAKVNFSYFEAEEWHATDNRNKRIDTNEIINGSFDAPLSLDYDGINMYGDEDFADLASSTPVLVYLGYLDASSLDEDSTLNFPVGTHISRKGYSERELVKDYKSKNLKFSTSLHYRPFKDESLEIQLATRIAMGDNMFQGAASRFAQRNYYIGQSKLEIKGDNFFVRGYYTRNDAGDTYDLTRTAQRLNSLADAKIPVLSGTTYRPSWGDYYAIQYMDLVNNNSSLIGASGNPFNVSDVDSRVIAMSREFADQYRLNPGTAEFTNGFNSITSTLITEGGSKIYDKSAYAHVDANYNFRSLLNDWADVQVGGSYRNYNPESKGTIFNDANEEISIEEYGFYTQLQKKFLNDRLKFTGSIRYDKSENFSPNYSPRLALNYALGEEKLHIIRASYQTGFRNPTIQEQYMFLPSARKTTIGSTADNLRRIGIPTVSRYEDPTTGNTVTENSITTGDDIINNALLTRSVYDLDFINDKGQNIKSDYKEIQPEEVKTFELGYRSLLNINDTNLDIDFNAFYSIHNDFVFFQDVVVPNIGNVIATGQLDPLAAEAVRTGSVTEFNLITNAKSKINSYGVGIGLNTKLFRNFNIGANYNFTDFEMKEDLDFGSFEPNFNTPKHSVKIQFGNEKLFKNFGFNINARWRDKYRWVSTFVKGDVKARTVLDAQLNYRVPSLKSKFKIGGTNLFGEEYQHAPGLGNIGSLYYLSWIINN
- a CDS encoding Tex family protein, coding for MQLISYITSRTQISQKSIQNTIELLNEDCTIPFISRYRKEKTGNLDEVEIGQIVQLKEQFEAIEKRKAAILKALEEQEVLTDELKAKIEKTEDLTTLEDLYLPYKKKRKTKAETARKNGLEPLAKMIMSQRVNDLEFTASKYLSNEVEQIDDALEGARHIISEWINERTDVRNNIRYQLERFATIATKVIKTKKDEDATQKFKDYFDWEENLNRIPSHRLLAILRAEKEGFIRVKISIDDERAIQKIEDRIIRSHNECAEQIELAIADAYKRLLFPALSNEALSIAKEKADESAIKVFAKNLQQLLLGSPLGEKRILAIDPGFRTGCKVVCLSAQGDLLHNETIFPHAPQHQSKEAINKLSSLANAYKIEAIAIGNGTASRETERLVKSVYFKNPVEVFVVSEAGASIYSASKIARDEFPNYDVTVRGAVSIGRRLADPLAELVKIEAKSIGVGQYQHDVDQTQLKKSLDTVVEHCVNKVGVNINTASASLLSYVSGIGPKLAENIVNYRNENGAFSNRTTIKKVPRLGGKAFEQSAGFLRIKNSDNPLDDSAVHPERYALVKQIAKDVGKKVDDLIGNSSVLKQIKLQQYVTDSYGLPTLQDIVKELEKPGLDPREKAKAFSFNEHIKTIDDVQTGMVLPGIVNNITNFGCFVDIGIKESGLVHVSNLSDSFVKDVNEHVSLHQHVQVKVLEVDITRKRIQLSMSF
- a CDS encoding energy transducer TonB; the protein is MRKYFLVIFLLSSLSFYAQKEVCESPDDSFMDVNSITKCTIEPVKNSKKKADRQIKVKISASKRYLKKRVLKKKAQAINSVSTLNVNEVSTTQPVDIENKNLTSGYENNLTRITEMLSKEELSKATKLYYTEKIPSFDKCKNTKKKERLDCFNLEMVNHINKHFRYPGEAVRNQIQGEVWIRFVIDRDGYVTNIKTLGPDGGEILNEEAKRVVSMLPRFEPGKNNGKRVPVKYGFPINFSLEE